One Coleofasciculus sp. FACHB-T130 DNA segment encodes these proteins:
- a CDS encoding ADP-ribosylation family protein, whose protein sequence is MKNFKPGSVGAITAGPFSDFQGVVVKLQPGEKIVVEVEILGRKAEITLNQEQFELLGEDPRPRFRDEIEKDIDQMLQEEFDNWWLKQLDRPEDDLVAEWSAFCAFRQEFEAKAAVERQTLLNAFEASFTAIAEHGVSWAKQRWETETERWTPNAYRHEEFYKAARQQIKECPDDSGHWTDIWRHLWQAANERSWKAEYMAWRQENLPDAATIEQMRLNARQKAQALVETVRSLVQQTHGLTLPDHVFAFWAFWLSLTPIERQEMHWIATPCGLFDLFSEEGLQRKPIPELDHRLHYRYYRDPPEFLTLLYGGGDGLHFGLWYDDPRELPTGVMYYWNNDGIPVCDDGCQTLLQQVRFQIEKAVSQLEYDRYDNDSRHRRVRLSALRDAVMMFETAERPEMGSLYEKAYKQQRLGARIATEDGAGVAIPGFSAETFPQRDLEVIRTAILGDAPIVQDWIAAALEACAEGQPAEALAFGRDLHWLSGGNPEREAAAAKLLDAAYRALGRDALAAIAFVHFQKRSLQSVNIY, encoded by the coding sequence ATGAAAAATTTCAAACCAGGAAGCGTAGGAGCGATAACCGCAGGCCCATTTAGTGATTTTCAGGGTGTGGTAGTCAAGTTGCAGCCTGGAGAAAAGATTGTCGTTGAAGTCGAAATATTGGGTCGCAAAGCAGAAATCACCCTAAATCAAGAGCAATTCGAGTTACTGGGTGAAGACCCCCGTCCCCGCTTCCGGGACGAGATTGAAAAAGATATCGACCAGATGCTTCAGGAGGAATTTGATAATTGGTGGCTGAAGCAGTTGGATCGACCAGAGGATGATTTAGTTGCCGAGTGGTCTGCTTTCTGTGCATTTCGTCAAGAATTTGAGGCGAAAGCTGCCGTAGAACGACAGACTTTGCTCAATGCTTTTGAAGCATCTTTTACAGCGATCGCAGAACATGGCGTTTCATGGGCAAAACAACGCTGGGAAACAGAAACAGAACGCTGGACGCCAAACGCCTATCGGCACGAAGAATTCTACAAAGCTGCGCGTCAGCAAATTAAAGAATGCCCTGATGATTCAGGTCATTGGACGGATATCTGGCGACATCTGTGGCAAGCGGCAAATGAACGTTCCTGGAAAGCGGAATATATGGCATGGCGTCAGGAAAATCTGCCGGATGCTGCCACGATCGAGCAGATGCGCTTAAATGCCCGACAAAAAGCCCAAGCGTTGGTCGAAACCGTGCGATCGCTGGTACAACAAACCCACGGCTTGACCTTACCCGACCATGTTTTTGCATTCTGGGCTTTCTGGCTCAGCTTAACTCCGATTGAGCGGCAAGAAATGCACTGGATTGCAACACCTTGCGGTTTGTTTGATTTATTCAGTGAAGAAGGTTTGCAGCGAAAACCCATACCAGAACTTGACCATCGCTTACATTACCGCTATTACCGCGATCCGCCGGAGTTTCTCACTTTGCTGTACGGGGGCGGCGATGGTCTGCATTTTGGTCTTTGGTACGATGACCCCAGAGAACTGCCCACGGGTGTGATGTATTACTGGAACAACGATGGCATTCCCGTCTGTGATGACGGTTGTCAAACATTGCTCCAACAGGTTCGCTTCCAAATCGAAAAAGCGGTCTCTCAGCTGGAATATGACCGCTATGACAACGATTCTCGGCATCGACGAGTTAGACTCTCAGCACTCCGCGATGCGGTGATGATGTTTGAAACGGCGGAACGCCCTGAAATGGGAAGTCTGTATGAGAAAGCCTACAAACAACAGCGGCTGGGTGCCAGGATTGCGACTGAGGATGGTGCGGGGGTGGCAATTCCCGGCTTCAGCGCCGAAACTTTCCCTCAGCGCGATCTTGAAGTAATCAGAACGGCTATCTTAGGGGATGCCCCCATTGTCCAAGACTGGATTGCGGCAGCACTAGAAGCTTGTGCCGAGGGTCAACCGGCTGAGGCGCTGGCATTCGGTCGTGACTTGCACTGGCTTTCCGGCGGGAATCCAGAACGAGAAGCGGCTGCTGCCAAACTGCTGGATGCTGCCTACCGCGCACTCGGTCGAGATGCTTTGGCTGCGATCGCATTCGTCCATTTTCAAAAGCGATCGCTCCAGTCAGTGAATATTTATTAG
- a CDS encoding response regulator, with amino-acid sequence MTKQEYLKILLVEDSLVSQTVVFKQLKKLGYEANVAANGQEALWMRSQGKYDLILLDCQMPILDGYETAQRIRQLEGDARQTILIAMTANGMKANRDRCLKVGMDDYLLKPVREEELAAKLENWIEVIIKNKQAIASSSASSSIDLTSKIIPVDSSANPDESSVNDWVDLNRLDDITLGDLKLRNEILQAFLEDTKVNLSSIKSATFSKNFEVIEHKAHQIRGASANVGVNKLKNLADRLELQSQQKNFKEVTQLVIQIENHFQKIQSFLFEIIDWERVEGETPVLLHANRTGGTQVGSTSKILIIDDDPSVRLVVKNSLQLLGHEVIVAANGEEGLRKAKQLHPHLIICDWMMPVINGLEVCRQVKSDPELSLAFFILLTIRGDVKDRVEGLDTGADEYLPKPIDMSELRARVGAGLRLQRLTQELSEANQALRQANQQLTARNELLESLSLTDQLTGLLNRRAMDQALPHMLRQVGNRDANTRYRYLCVFLIDVDHFKRVNDTYGHTVGDCVLQAIAGRLQSNARPSSLLYRYGGEEFVCITLGLNLHNGLEYGESLRSCIAECPFKISNDLLLPITISIGGAIASAVNLVDSQDLLHQADRALYRAKHEGRNCLRMFSSWENIVEMGHA; translated from the coding sequence ATGACCAAGCAAGAATACCTAAAAATTCTATTAGTTGAAGATAGCCTTGTGAGTCAGACGGTTGTATTTAAACAGTTAAAGAAGTTAGGGTATGAAGCAAATGTTGCTGCTAATGGTCAAGAAGCATTATGGATGAGATCCCAAGGAAAATATGACCTAATCCTCCTCGATTGCCAGATGCCGATACTAGACGGTTATGAAACTGCACAAAGAATTCGTCAATTAGAAGGTGATGCGCGACAGACAATCTTGATTGCAATGACTGCCAACGGCATGAAAGCAAATCGGGATCGCTGTCTAAAGGTCGGCATGGATGATTATCTACTTAAGCCGGTTCGTGAGGAAGAGTTGGCAGCTAAATTAGAAAATTGGATTGAAGTTATTATTAAAAATAAGCAGGCAATCGCATCCTCATCTGCCTCCTCATCTATAGATTTAACAAGTAAAATTATTCCCGTTGACTCCAGTGCCAACCCGGACGAGTCAAGCGTCAATGACTGGGTGGATTTAAATCGCTTAGACGATATAACCTTGGGGGATCTGAAATTGCGAAACGAAATTCTACAAGCCTTTTTAGAAGATACAAAAGTAAACTTATCATCGATAAAATCAGCAACTTTTTCTAAAAATTTTGAAGTGATTGAACATAAAGCCCATCAAATTCGGGGTGCTAGTGCGAATGTTGGCGTCAACAAATTAAAAAATTTAGCCGATCGATTAGAACTTCAGAGCCAACAAAAAAACTTTAAGGAAGTGACTCAATTGGTAATTCAAATAGAAAATCATTTCCAAAAGATTCAATCTTTTTTGTTTGAGATAATTGACTGGGAGAGGGTGGAGGGTGAGACTCCAGTCCTTCTTCACGCTAATCGGACTGGAGGGACGCAGGTTGGTTCCACGTCAAAAATTTTAATTATTGATGACGATCCTAGCGTTCGGTTAGTCGTCAAAAACTCACTCCAACTTCTAGGTCATGAAGTCATAGTAGCGGCGAATGGTGAAGAGGGATTAAGGAAAGCAAAGCAGCTACACCCTCATCTAATTATTTGTGATTGGATGATGCCAGTCATCAATGGGCTGGAAGTGTGCCGTCAGGTTAAATCCGATCCAGAATTATCTTTGGCATTTTTTATTTTGCTGACGATTCGTGGGGATGTAAAAGACCGGGTGGAGGGTTTAGATACTGGAGCTGATGAGTATCTCCCAAAACCAATTGATATGAGTGAATTACGGGCGCGGGTGGGCGCGGGATTGCGATTGCAGCGGTTAACGCAAGAATTGAGCGAAGCGAATCAGGCACTGCGACAAGCGAATCAGCAATTGACTGCCCGTAATGAATTGCTAGAATCTTTGTCGCTGACCGATCAGTTAACAGGTTTATTAAATCGGCGGGCAATGGATCAGGCATTGCCTCATATGCTGCGGCAAGTCGGCAACCGCGATGCGAATACTCGCTACCGTTATTTGTGTGTATTTCTGATTGATGTGGATCATTTTAAGCGGGTGAACGATACGTATGGTCACACAGTGGGGGATTGTGTGCTGCAAGCGATCGCCGGACGACTACAATCCAATGCACGCCCTAGCAGCCTGTTGTATCGCTATGGCGGTGAAGAATTTGTCTGCATCACCCTGGGACTGAATCTGCACAATGGTTTAGAGTATGGTGAAAGTTTACGCTCTTGCATCGCCGAATGCCCTTTCAAGATTTCTAACGATCTGCTGCTACCCATTACGATTAGTATCGGTGGCGCGATCGCTAGCGCTGTTAATTTAGTTGATTCTCAAGATTTATTACATCAAGCCGATCGAGCGCTTTACAGAGCTAAGCATGAAGGTAGAAATTGCCTGCGAATGTTTTCATCGTGGGAAAATATTGTTGAGATGGGTCACGCTTAA